A window of the Lysinibacillus irui genome harbors these coding sequences:
- the cysS gene encoding cysteine--tRNA ligase, which yields MSIQIFNSLTRQKETFVPLEEGKVKMYVCGPTVYNYIHIGNSRPVIVYDTVRRYFQYKGYDVKFVSNFTDVDDKIIKAANELGEEVHELTERFIAAYFEDVTALGCKKADVHPRVTEHMDDIIQFIQVLIEKGYAYESAGDVYYRTRKFDGYGKLSHQSVDDLKIGARIEAGEKKDDALDFALWKAVKPGEIFWKSPWGDGRPGWHIECSVMAREHLGDTIDIHAGGQDLTFPHHENEIAQSEAHNDKTFARYWMHNGYINIDNEKMSKSLGNFILVNDIRKQIDPQVLRFFMLSVHYRHPINFAKDLVEAAASGLERIRTAYNNVKHRLTTTASLGDNSEEWLSKIAEQKAHFEEAMDDDFNTANAISVLFEIARIANIYLNEANTCKKVLETFIETFEVLGDVLGIEFAKEEELLDEEIEALLQERVEARKNRDFARSDEIRDHLQAQGIILEDTRQGTRWKRG from the coding sequence ATGAGTATTCAAATTTTTAACTCATTAACAAGACAAAAGGAAACCTTCGTACCGTTAGAAGAAGGTAAAGTGAAAATGTATGTGTGCGGTCCGACTGTTTATAACTATATTCATATCGGGAATTCACGTCCTGTAATTGTTTACGATACAGTACGTCGTTATTTTCAATATAAAGGCTATGATGTAAAGTTTGTATCAAATTTTACGGATGTAGACGATAAAATTATTAAGGCAGCAAATGAGCTGGGAGAAGAAGTACATGAATTAACAGAGCGCTTTATTGCTGCATACTTTGAAGATGTAACAGCACTAGGGTGCAAAAAAGCAGATGTTCATCCACGAGTGACAGAACATATGGACGATATCATTCAATTTATTCAAGTGTTAATTGAAAAAGGCTACGCATATGAATCTGCTGGCGATGTGTATTATCGTACTCGTAAGTTTGATGGCTATGGTAAATTATCGCACCAATCAGTGGATGATTTAAAAATTGGTGCCCGTATTGAAGCAGGAGAGAAAAAAGATGATGCACTAGATTTTGCCTTGTGGAAAGCGGTTAAACCAGGTGAAATTTTCTGGAAAAGTCCATGGGGAGATGGCCGTCCAGGCTGGCACATTGAATGTTCTGTAATGGCTCGTGAACATTTAGGAGATACTATTGATATTCATGCAGGTGGGCAGGATTTAACTTTCCCGCATCACGAAAATGAAATTGCTCAATCGGAAGCACATAATGACAAAACATTTGCGCGTTATTGGATGCATAACGGTTATATTAATATCGATAATGAAAAGATGTCCAAATCTCTTGGTAATTTCATTCTTGTTAATGATATCCGTAAACAAATTGACCCGCAGGTACTTCGTTTCTTTATGTTATCTGTTCATTACCGCCATCCAATTAATTTTGCGAAAGATTTAGTAGAAGCTGCTGCATCGGGCTTAGAACGCATTCGTACAGCTTACAACAACGTGAAGCATCGCCTTACTACTACGGCGAGTCTAGGCGACAACTCAGAAGAATGGCTTAGCAAAATTGCTGAACAAAAAGCGCATTTTGAAGAGGCGATGGATGATGACTTTAATACAGCTAACGCTATTTCTGTATTATTTGAGATAGCTCGTATTGCTAATATTTACTTGAATGAAGCTAATACTTGCAAGAAAGTATTAGAAACATTTATTGAAACTTTTGAGGTATTAGGTGACGTCTTAGGTATTGAATTTGCAAAAGAAGAAGAACTATTAGACGAAGAAATTGAAGCATTGCTACAAGAACGCGTAGAGGCACGTAAAAATCGTGATTTTGCTCGATCTGATGAGATTCG
- the epsC gene encoding serine O-acetyltransferase EpsC: protein MFKRMKEDVATIFENDPAARSVFEVVLTYSGLHATWAHRVAHWFFKRRFYFIARAISQISRFFTGIEIHPGAKIGRRFFIDHGMGVVIGETCEIGDNVTLYQGVTLGGTGKEKGKRHPTLEDNVLVATGAKVLGSITIGENSKIGAGSVVLKEVPPNATVVGIPGKIVIKDGVRLEKKLDHQNIPDPVEERCQGFEKQIAKLQQEIERLQKERETR, encoded by the coding sequence GTGTTTAAAAGAATGAAGGAAGATGTGGCTACGATTTTTGAGAATGATCCAGCAGCACGTAGTGTTTTTGAAGTGGTGTTAACCTATTCAGGCCTGCATGCTACATGGGCACATCGAGTGGCACATTGGTTCTTTAAAAGACGCTTTTACTTTATAGCTCGTGCCATTTCGCAAATTAGCCGTTTCTTTACTGGTATTGAAATTCATCCTGGTGCGAAAATTGGCCGACGCTTTTTTATAGATCATGGTATGGGTGTTGTTATTGGTGAAACTTGTGAGATTGGTGATAATGTTACCTTGTATCAGGGTGTCACTTTAGGAGGTACAGGAAAAGAAAAAGGGAAGCGACACCCTACTTTAGAAGACAATGTGCTTGTTGCAACAGGAGCTAAAGTTTTAGGCTCTATCACGATTGGCGAAAATAGTAAAATTGGTGCTGGCTCTGTTGTTTTAAAAGAAGTACCACCAAACGCTACAGTTGTCGGTATTCCTGGTAAAATAGTAATTAAGGATGGCGTGCGTCTAGAGAAAAAGCTAGATCATCAAAATATACCTGATCCTGTAGAAGAACGTTGTCAAGGTTTCGAGAAGCAGATCGCCAAATTGCAGCAGGAAATCGAACGCTTACAAAAGGAGAGAGAAACACGATGA